A region of the Candidatus Neomarinimicrobiota bacterium genome:
GTAAACGATGCGTGTGTCTTAGAAGGAAAACCAAACGTTTACGGCAGCATATTCCGTTTCGACGGTCAAGTTTCCGTTTTCAATTTCGAGGGCGGACCCTGTTACAGATGCCTGTATTCCGAACCGCCGCCACCCGGGCTTGTGCCATCATGCGCCGAAGGGGGCGTGTTAGGGGTATTACCGGGAATAGTGGGAACCATGCAGGCGACCGAGGCTATCAAACTGATTGTCGGAATTGGGGAGAGCCTCTCCGGAAAGCTTCTGCTGATAGACGCTCTGAACATGGATTTCCGAAAACTTAACATAAAAAAGAATCCCGAGTGTAAGGTTTGCAGCGAAAATCCGGAACTGACCGAACTGATCGATTATGATGATTTTTGCGGAGTGGAACCTGAAATTGAAGCGGAAGCAGGAGAAATTCGCCAGATAACTCCTGTTGAATTAAAGGAAAAGTTGGACAGCGGTGATGATCTTCTCCTACTCGACATCCGCGAGGAGGTAGAAACAAGGATATGTCAGATTGAGGGCAGCGTTCATATCCCGATGCAGGAGATACCTTCCAGACTCTCTGAATTGGATATGCACAGGGACCTTGTGATATATTGCAAATCCGGCGAGCGCTCTTTCGCTGTTGCGAGTTTCCTTAAGAAATCCGGATTCAGCAGAGTAGCCAACCTTTACGGCGGAACTCTTGCATGGTCGGAAACCGTTGACCCGTCTATGCCCAAGTATTAGTTAAACGCGAAATTCGGTGTTGTCTCAGAATTACCGGAATCGATCTATAATTTCGCCGTTCTTGAGTGGGGAAAGTTATACTACTATGAATTGTATACCGAATAGCGTAAGTTATATCAAATAATTTAACTAAAGTGAGATTAAAGCGAACAAGTCATCTCACTTGCCATTTTAATAAAAACATAATCGGAACAATTGTCGTATGAATCAGATACCTTCCGGTTCCAGGCTCGGTTAATTGGGACTCAATAGAAAACGAAGGGGCAAAGATGAATTGTGTTCGAGTTGAATTTTTTGTTAATCGACTGACTCTTTTCACTTTTTAAAAAACTATCAGCGGGGATAGCTGATAAGAGAGCGGCGCACTATGATAAATCCGTTTAAAATGGTTATGGACATAAAGAAAGAAGAGTTACCGCTCTCTTTAATAATGTTCAGTTACTTTTTCCTCGTCATTTCGACTTTCTGGATATTAAAACCGTTAAAAAAGTCTCTATTCATCACATTTTACGACCAGACGGGTGTGGATATCTTACAATGGCACCTCAGAGGTTCGCAAGCCGAGTTGATTGCGAAGACACTGAACATGGTAGTTGCGTTTCTTGCTGTGGTTGTTTTTACATGGCTTGCAACCAGATATCGCAGACAGAAATTGACATATATTTTTTCAGCGTTTTTTATTGTCTCGTATATCATGTACGGGATGATAATAGAGAATGCCGGCGATATCATAATCTGGTCTTTTTACCTTTTTGGAGATCTCTTCAGTACGCTCATGGTTGCGACGTTTTTTGCATTTATGAACGATAGTGTGTCACCCGACTCTGCAAAAAGATTATACGGGTTTGTGGGTTTCGGTGGTGTTCTCGGCGGTGTGTTCGGCAGTACGTTCGTAAGGGTATGGGTTGATTATATCAGTATCACGAACTGGTTGTGGATCTGTGTTGTAATCGCATTGATGATCATCGTCCTTGCCGGATTCGCGGGTAGATACGTCGACAGAAATCCGCGTCCGGTTATTGAGGCGAAAGAGGAACCGACTGAAAAGAAGGATAAAGCCGAAAATCCGGCGATTGAGGGCGCTAAATTGGTTTTCAGGTCAAAATATCTATTGGCAATTGCGGGAATAGTCGGGCTTTATGAAATCGTATCTACCCTGATGGACTTCCAGTTTACCTCCACTATTGAACATTATCTGGATGGACCGGACATAAGAAGACAGTTTACCATGATGTTCAACATTACTAATATTGTCTCCATGTTCGTTCAATTGTTTCTCACAAGTTTCATTATGACCCGATTCGGATTGACTGCCGCACTGTTGTTCTTACCAGCTGCAATACTCATCGGCTCATCGGCTTTTATCGCAATTCCCGTTCTCTGGGTCGGCAGCTTCCTCAACACCGCCGATAACGGGTTTAGCTACTCTATAAATCAATCGGCAAAAGAAACTCTGTACGTCCCAACCACGAGGGATGAGAAATATAAGGCAAAAGCTTTTATCGACATGTTTATCCAAAGGTTTGCAAAAGCCGTTGCGGTCGTTCTGAGTCTTGGGATAACGCTACTGTTTAAGGACTATTCAAGTGTCAGATGGCTCTCGTTAGCAACGCTTATTGCGGTAATCATCTGGATATTTATCATTAAATATGTAGGCAGGAGATTCAACGAGCTTGCCGGTTCTGATTAGGGTTAGCAAAGACGTCTTGCATTTTGAAATTAATGAAAATTAATTTTCCTACTTGATATATCCATACTACAGAACACTGCTCTGACGATTATGCGTAGTTGTACATTAAGATGATGGACTGAAGGAACGGGATTGAAGCTCAGAATTATAAAACAAATAAGAAGGATATTCAGCCTGAAGGAAGGTGAAGGTGCGAGAACCGCGCTGATGTTCTCATTTATCTTTTTACTCGTGACGTCGCTGCTAATAGTCAAGCCGGTACGTAACTCACTCTTCCTGGTAAACGTAGGGATTTCGAAACTGCCTTATGCTTTTATTCTTGTGGCAGTTTTTTCGGCGATAGTGGTAACGCTCTTTTCAAAATATTCGACAAAGTTTCATGTAGGAAAATTGTTAAGAGCGGTATTAGACCTGTCAATCCTGAGCCTGCTCGCATTCTGGGCGCTCTTTTATTTCGGGGTAGAGAGCGTCTGGATCATATATATATTTTATATCTGGGTCTCTATATTCGGGGTAATCACGACGATGCAATTCTGGCTCTTGTCCAATTACATCTTCACATCACGGGAGGCTAAACGCCTGTTTGGATTGGTAGGAGCCGGCGGGATTTCCGGAGGCATATTCGGCGGGTATCTCACAAACTTTATCGCTCCGAGGTTAGGTACCGAGAACCTGATACTGCTCAGCGCAGTATTTCTTTTTTTATGTATTTTTATCGGAAGATATGCCTGGGTGAATTACGGGAAAAAGAACTATGCTGAACGCCACCTCGTAAAGACCAGGACCAAGACGCAGTCTATACCTGAAAGAACCATATCCGTCATATTCAAATCCAAGTATTTGACTTTACTGATGGGTATAGTCGGAGTAAGCGTTTTGGTCGCAAATCTTGCCGATTACCAATTTAACTTAATTGCGTCTGAAACGATTCAAGATGAAGACAAACTGACCGCTTTCTTCGGATTCTGGCTCTCGAATTTAAGTATTTTATCTCTCCTGATTCAGCTATTCATTACCGGGAGAATGATTAATTATTTCGGTGTCGGCATATCATTACTTCTCCTGCCTATTGGAATTTTAATAGGCGCGGGAGCGATAATAATTAATCCGGGAATTTACTCCGCCCTATTGATCAAAGTGAACGACGGAGCATTAAAACAATCGATAAACAAAGCAGCGAGAGAGCTGTTGTCCTTGCCGATAGCAGCCGAAGTAAAAAACAGAGTAAAAGCCTTCATAGACGTATTCGTTGATAATTTTGCTACAGGAGTCAGCGGCATTTTATTACTTATCGCAACACTTGTCTTTGTTATTTCTGTTCAACAGATTAGTTGGATAATAATATTTTTTATTCTCATCTGGCTCTATATGATATATAAAATCAAGAGCGAATATGTAAATTCCTTCAGAATGGCAATCGAGAAGCGATTCATAAATTTTGAGGAGGAGCCGTATAATCTGAACGACGCTTCAATTCTCAATAGTCTCTATAAAGCTCTCGAAGGGGACAATGAAAGGCAGATTTTGTACGTGCTTAGTCTTATTGAAAATGTTAAATCGGATGGATTAATTCCACGTCTAAAGAAGTTGCTACAGCACAAGTCCGCTGAGGTTAAAAGCAAGGCGCTGAAATTGATTAGCGAATTTGACAGAAAAGAATTTTACGAATTGGTTCTACCGTTGGTAGAGGATCCGGATATGGAAGTAAAAACAAATGCGATAATTTACCTTTACGACAAATCCGAAAATCCCAACGATTTTATCAGTGAATATCTACAAAAAGAAGACCTGAAAATTAAAATTGCCACGATGATGTGTGTTGCTGAGGATTGCTGCACTAATTCTGAATTGCGTAAAAGTATGGATATCGAAGAAATCTATAAATCGGTGTTTGCGAAAGAGTCTATGAAACTGTTAGAGCCGGATAAGGTAACATTGCTGAAGATCAACGCAGCAAACTTTATTGGAACGTCATTATCTGCAAAATTATATAATAAGCTGATCGATCTCTTTGAAGATGATTCCATCGACGTAAAAAAATCGGCGGTGATCAACATGGGAAAGACCGCATCGATAGATTTTTTGGAATTCTTAATAGAAAATCTTAACAACAGCGATCTAAAAGTTCACGTTCGGGACGCGATAACGCGAATAGGTGAGGATGCTATCGGGTTGTTGTCGGAAAAATTGAAGGATGAAAAAGTAGATTATTTGATCAGGAAGGCAATCCCCGACGTTTTAGCGCGAATATATTCGGATTCCCAAACCAACGCCTTGTTGGAACAATTACCGACGAGTGAACTCGGGTTGAGATTCGAGATGATAAAATCTCTTAACAAGCTCAAAACGAAATTTCCCGCAATGAGGATCGATAACTCGATCATCCAAAAAACGATTGCTCTTGAAGTCAACTATTACTACAAGTTATCATCAATACTCTCGGTAGAAAAAAAGGCTTTGAACTCGATGACTGAAAACCGAGATGAAGAGGCTCTCATGAAAGCGAGGCGGCTTCTTATAATCTCCATAGAAGATAAATTTAATAATATATTAGAAAGGATATTCAGACTGCTCGGGCTTTTGTACCTGTCGTCGGATATGTATAACGCCTACCTCGGAATCGCGAGCAGAAATAAAAATATAAAAGCAGACGCCATAGAATTTCTTGATAATTCACTTAGCCGTAAATTGAAATCCACCATTATCCCCATAATTGAGACTGACACTCCTGATTCTCTCGCAGAAAAAGCCATGATCTTATTCGAAATATCGTTCGAAAACGAAGAACAATGCATTTATGAATTGATGGAGGATGATAGTAATTGGCTTAAGGCATGTTCGATCTATCTTGCTAATGCGTTGAACGGCGGCAAGTATACCGAGAAATTTGAGAGTTTCGTCAATGATCCCGATGCGATCGTGCGTGAGACCGCGGAACATGCTCTGATGAATTAAAGAGGAATTAGAGAGATGCTGTCAATAATAGAAAAAGTAATATTCCTGCAAGACGTAGAAATTTTCGAGCATGTCTCCACAGAGGGTTTAAGCCAGATAGCAAATATTACAGAAGAAGTTGGAGTCGAAGCGGACGGGGTGATTTATAAAGAAGGCGATTTTTCAGACTCCATGTATCTTCTGATTGGCGGAAAAGTCAAGCTTCACCGTGGAGAATCTATTGTCCTCATCGCATCTTTAAATGACGCTTTCGGCGCATGGTCGCTATTTAACGACGAACCGAGGCTGGTGTCGGCGACGGCGCTCGAGAAGAGCGATCTTCTGAAAATTCAGAAAGAAGATATGATCGACATACTCGCCGATAACGTCCGCATTACTGAAGGCATATTAAAAGCAATGGCGAAACAACTTCAGAGTATCGTAAGCAAAGTCAGCGGAAAACCGGAAAATTCTAACTAAATAGGTTAATTCGGAACCTTTCAGATAATTGGTTGTGGTTGACCTGCGTTATCTATATCTTATCGTTTGCTCGGTCATCAAATGTGAATCACAGGAATATATTGATAAGGAAAAGAGCGATTGAATAATTCGGAGTGGACTCCAAAGATAGTTATTGTGGACGATGAGGAATTAGTTCTTACAAGCCTAAGTTCGTTTTTATCTCTGGAAACCGAGTATGAAGTTACCACGTTCACCTCTGCCGAGGAAGCCTTGAAGCATTTGGAAAATAGCGACGTTGATTTGGTGATGTCGGACTTCCTTATGCCGGAGATGGACGGAATTTCCTTCCTTTCGGAAGTAAGAAAATTAAAACCTGAGATCCCCCGGATAATTCTCACAGGATATGCCGATAAGGAAAACGCTATCAAAGCCATAAATGAAGTAGGATTATTCCAGTACTTGGAAAAACCTTGGGACAATGATAATATGCTCATAGTCTTGAGAAACGGACTCGAAAAACAGCGCCTGATAAAGGAGCTGCGCAAAAAGATCAGTGAAGTGGAGCAAGCGAACTCTGAGTTGGACGGCTTACAAAATGAAATCGTGAAGGCTTTTATTTAAGGTAGCGCCGCACACTACTTAATAACGATTTCGTCTATTATTTCAGCTCCCCGCTTTTCGTCAGTATGTACCTTTTTTACCTGAATAAAAATTTTATCGTCTCTCAATTCAACGATACAGTAATTATACGATTCGAATCGCGATATCACCTCGACGGAGTGACCCTGTGACCGAAATCTGGATGCGATATTTTCTACCTCTTCCAGACTTGTCAGTTCTCTGAGAGGCGTGCCTCCACCCCCGGTTATGACGATATTCATTTGTTTATCGTTACCGTTGTGGACATAACTCAGTAAGCTGTGTTCATAATAATGTTCATGCCCCGCAAAAATCAATTCAACTTCTTCATTTTTGAGCAAGGTTAAGAGTTCTTCCCGCCATCTGTATGTTTCAGAGTCCGTTCCGTCCATATCCCAGGCATCCGAGTGGTGACCGAAGCTGAAGGGTGGATGATGCATTACTATTATCTTGAACTTTCCGGCTGCATCGGTCAGTTGTCTCTCGAGCCAGGATTTTTTTGAATTCTTCTCCGATGATACATAATACTCTCTGAAAAGCGAGTCCCTCACAGCATGGGAACCCAAATTATTGTCCTTGTCGTGTAAAATACTCGTATCGAGAAAGATAAGCACAGCATTAGGTAACTGTTTTACGTAAAAACGAGCGCCGGGGAATACCGCATCATAATTATGAGCGCCGTAAGTTTTATTGTTAGCCTGGTCGTGATTTCCGGGAACCGGATAGAAGGGAAGTGTATTTAATAACGGAATTTCGATTTTTGTCTCACGGAGGAATCTGTCCCAATGGAGCGGATGTTTTCCGTTCTGGACGATGTCCCCGGTATGTGCCACAAAATCAATATTCTGTGTTATTGCCTCATTGTAAATTTCTCTTAATACTAATCTACGCTCGGGATTGCCGTAATCAGGTATGTAACGGATATAATTTATCGTACCCCAAAATCCGTTGACTAATAACGCGGGCAGATGAACGGGAAGGCTCCAGGTCTTCCAGTTGCTTTCTTCTATGACTTTTTCGTATAAGCGCCAACCGGGGCGATTATCTCCGTAAACTATAAATTTGGTGTTACTCCCGAGAGTGGAATCGGATGAAAATTTTCTTAATTCATATAAGGACGGGTCAATCTTTTCAGTGACCAAACCCTCATGGGAACAGGAGCTCAGCAAAATAATCGCAGCCGTTAGAGTTAAAGCGAAGCTGAATTTTAATTGAGCACGTTTCATATTTAACTCTCTCGGGACATAAACTGTACAGCATGAATATTTGCGGGATAATTTAATTAAAGGAGCAGTTACTTGCTAAGACTATTCTATGGCTTATTTCGTAACTTTATAAATATTCTGGTATTCTTTAAATCCGCTAATTTTAGTAGGCCAGGGTCCTTTAATTTGCTCTACCTCGGCGTAGGATAAAGATTTCCCCGACTTCTCATACTCTTCTTTGACCTTTTCGACAAACGCAAAATTCATCATAATTTCCTGACTCTCCGCTAAGGAAGCGAGGCGGGCTGTAAGGTCAATGTCTTTGCCGTATATATCTATGGAATCGGGTACGAAAGTTATGTCATATGCTTCCGAGCAAAACGTGGCGCCTATCTTAACCTCTTTGAGGTTGGGCTCGTCGCTCGATATTATATTCCAAAGAGCATGGAACAGCGTAATGGGAGTTTCATCTTCCATTTTTCCTTCCGGGATAAAGAACATAAGCGCATCGCCCAGACTCTTGATAGGATTGAATTTCATGAAGAGATTTCCCATAATGTTCGCGAATGTGTTGTAGATAAAAACAATCCATTTGGACAGATCGATATCCTTTAGCTCGGTTGAGCCCGCGATGTCTATGATGAAGCAATAGCCTCTCATCGGTTTAAGTTGAAGAACTTTCTGGGGCAGGTCTTTGTCGTATGGATTTATAAACAGGCTCATAATCAGATACTGTTAAATTAACCTATGACAGATTAAAAAGAAAGATATTGTCTACTGTGAACGCAAGAGGATTTACGAAAAATCAGAAACAATCCGCTGGTTTTAAAATGGAAATCAGTCGCTTGAATTCAGACGTGAGATGTTTCAGAGAGAGGTTTCTGAGGACCTTTCAATTTTCAGCTTCTTGGCGTCCGTGATCAATTTGTACAGATCATCTTCGGAAAACGGTTTTTGGAGTGTGAAGTCAACTCCGTTTTCCCGAATTTTTTCCGCATCTAAGTTCAATGCCCACCCTGTCAGGAGAACTACGGAGACTGCGCTGTTCATTTTTTTTATTCGTTCGGCTACCTCCCAACCGCTCATCTCGGGCATACCGAGGTCTGTTATGACAACGTCAAAGTTTGATTTATTAAAGAGTTCAAGCCCGTTTACCGTTGAAGAGCTGGTTGTTACAACATGACCTTGATCCTCAAGCAGCTCCTTCAGCATATCAAGAATATATTCTTCATCATCTATGATAAGTATTCTGCTTTTCTCTTCATGCTCGTATTTATCTATTTCGTCTCCTTTCTCTGTTGCCGCCGCAGCGCGTAATGTGATTGCAATGGTTGAGCCTTTACCTATTTTACTCGTTGTTTCCAGGTTTCCTTTGTGCCGTTTGATAACGCCGTACACTTCACTCATGCCGAGACCGGTTCCCTTGACCCCTTTGGTTGAAAAGAACGGGTCATAAATTCTTTCTATGGTATCATCCGTCATACCGATACCGGTGTCCTTAAAAGTAATTACGATTTTATCCCCATCCTCGTGAGCGCTGATGGTGAGTACGCCTCCTTCAGGCATTGCGTCCACGGCATTGAAGATCAAATTCGTAAAGGCACCTTTAAGGTCCGAAGGGTCTCCGAGTGCGTGCAATCCATAATCCATTTCGACTACAGGTTCGATGATGACACCCTGCATTTCTGCGTTCTCTCTCCATTTCGGTCTCGTCAGAGCCAAGACTTCTTCGATTATCTCTTTTATGTCTATGGAAACGAACTGCTCATCAGTCCGTAAACGGGCAAAGTCCTGCATCCTTTTGACGGTGGCGGCGCCGTCGTGTGCGGCGGTTTCGATCATATCGAGGTTTTTAAGAATTCCGGCATCCTCTGTCTGCCTTTTAATCAATTGAACCCTGCCCAGCACTCCCGTAAGGACGTTGTTAAAGTCATGTGCTACTCCTGAACTAATTTGTCCCAACGCTGCCAATTTTTTTGCCTGAGCGTACTTCTCTTCTATTTCTCTCGATTTCGTCAAATTCTTGCTCATAAGGACAAATCCATCGAGATCGCCGTTTTCATTTACGATGGGATACGCTCTCTCCTCAAAGTATTCTTCGAACCGGTCATCAAAAGTTTCGATAGGGATTATCGTATCGCTTTCGAGCGAAGGCAAGAGCGGGCAGTCAGCACACTTTTCGTCCTTGCCGCGAAAACTGCTGTAGCAGTGTGAGCCGACTAAACTTTTACCCTGTCCCAGAACAATATCCGCAGGTTTATTCGAATATATGATATTAAAATCCTTATCACACAAAGCAATAAACTCTGTGATATTGTCGAAAATAGTCTTTAGGTATTCCTCCACTCCCATGTCTCCTAAAGTAACTCCAACGAGCGATAAATTCAGCTCAATATTTTCTGTTAGATAAACTTTCGGGCTGAAGATTATTCCGGTTCTTCAGCCCGAAAGATATTTTTAAGCGCTACAAATAAGTAAATGAAGCCCCTTTACAACCACGTTAAGCAGTATAGGCTGCTAACATCTCCTTTGCTTCAGTCACTTTCACATCCGCGTTGAT
Encoded here:
- a CDS encoding response regulator, whose translation is MNNSEWTPKIVIVDDEELVLTSLSSFLSLETEYEVTTFTSAEEALKHLENSDVDLVMSDFLMPEMDGISFLSEVRKLKPEIPRIILTGYADKENAIKAINEVGLFQYLEKPWDNDNMLIVLRNGLEKQRLIKELRKKISEVEQANSELDGLQNEIVKAFI
- a CDS encoding cyclic nucleotide-binding domain-containing protein; translation: MLSIIEKVIFLQDVEIFEHVSTEGLSQIANITEEVGVEADGVIYKEGDFSDSMYLLIGGKVKLHRGESIVLIASLNDAFGAWSLFNDEPRLVSATALEKSDLLKIQKEDMIDILADNVRITEGILKAMAKQLQSIVSKVSGKPENSN
- a CDS encoding metallophosphoesterase translates to MKRAQLKFSFALTLTAAIILLSSCSHEGLVTEKIDPSLYELRKFSSDSTLGSNTKFIVYGDNRPGWRLYEKVIEESNWKTWSLPVHLPALLVNGFWGTINYIRYIPDYGNPERRLVLREIYNEAITQNIDFVAHTGDIVQNGKHPLHWDRFLRETKIEIPLLNTLPFYPVPGNHDQANNKTYGAHNYDAVFPGARFYVKQLPNAVLIFLDTSILHDKDNNLGSHAVRDSLFREYYVSSEKNSKKSWLERQLTDAAGKFKIIVMHHPPFSFGHHSDAWDMDGTDSETYRWREELLTLLKNEEVELIFAGHEHYYEHSLLSYVHNGNDKQMNIVITGGGGTPLRELTSLEEVENIASRFRSQGHSVEVISRFESYNYCIVELRDDKIFIQVKKVHTDEKRGAEIIDEIVIK
- the moeB gene encoding molybdopterin-synthase adenylyltransferase MoeB, with translation MNVNIRIPSPLRRYTNNQSTLSLSIEELSVSAALKALVKEYADLGRHLYDDDGALRSFVNIYLNNEDVRFGDGLDSKLNEGDEISIIPAIAGGTAVTLDNWEIMRYSRHLIMPEVNIEGQQKLKASSVLLIGAGGLGCPAALYLAAAGVGRIGIVDYDVVDESNLQRQVLYGSSDVGKPKLEAAEKRLKDLNPRLEVDSYIERFSSENARSLISKYDVVVDGTDNFPTRYLVNDACVLEGKPNVYGSIFRFDGQVSVFNFEGGPCYRCLYSEPPPPGLVPSCAEGGVLGVLPGIVGTMQATEAIKLIVGIGESLSGKLLLIDALNMDFRKLNIKKNPECKVCSENPELTELIDYDDFCGVEPEIEAEAGEIRQITPVELKEKLDSGDDLLLLDIREEVETRICQIEGSVHIPMQEIPSRLSELDMHRDLVIYCKSGERSFAVASFLKKSGFSRVANLYGGTLAWSETVDPSMPKY
- a CDS encoding response regulator — encoded protein: MGVEEYLKTIFDNITEFIALCDKDFNIIYSNKPADIVLGQGKSLVGSHCYSSFRGKDEKCADCPLLPSLESDTIIPIETFDDRFEEYFEERAYPIVNENGDLDGFVLMSKNLTKSREIEEKYAQAKKLAALGQISSGVAHDFNNVLTGVLGRVQLIKRQTEDAGILKNLDMIETAAHDGAATVKRMQDFARLRTDEQFVSIDIKEIIEEVLALTRPKWRENAEMQGVIIEPVVEMDYGLHALGDPSDLKGAFTNLIFNAVDAMPEGGVLTISAHEDGDKIVITFKDTGIGMTDDTIERIYDPFFSTKGVKGTGLGMSEVYGVIKRHKGNLETTSKIGKGSTIAITLRAAAATEKGDEIDKYEHEEKSRILIIDDEEYILDMLKELLEDQGHVVTTSSSTVNGLELFNKSNFDVVITDLGMPEMSGWEVAERIKKMNSAVSVVLLTGWALNLDAEKIRENGVDFTLQKPFSEDDLYKLITDAKKLKIERSSETSL
- a CDS encoding MFS transporter, with the translated sequence MINPFKMVMDIKKEELPLSLIMFSYFFLVISTFWILKPLKKSLFITFYDQTGVDILQWHLRGSQAELIAKTLNMVVAFLAVVVFTWLATRYRRQKLTYIFSAFFIVSYIMYGMIIENAGDIIIWSFYLFGDLFSTLMVATFFAFMNDSVSPDSAKRLYGFVGFGGVLGGVFGSTFVRVWVDYISITNWLWICVVIALMIIVLAGFAGRYVDRNPRPVIEAKEEPTEKKDKAENPAIEGAKLVFRSKYLLAIAGIVGLYEIVSTLMDFQFTSTIEHYLDGPDIRRQFTMMFNITNIVSMFVQLFLTSFIMTRFGLTAALLFLPAAILIGSSAFIAIPVLWVGSFLNTADNGFSYSINQSAKETLYVPTTRDEKYKAKAFIDMFIQRFAKAVAVVLSLGITLLFKDYSSVRWLSLATLIAVIIWIFIIKYVGRRFNELAGSD